In Carnobacterium mobile DSM 4848, the DNA window CAGCATTGAGCTGAGCTTGCTTTGTTATTTGTTCTGATTGTGTTTCAATCATGCGATATAACGCGTCCGTCACGGTGGGTGTTGTATCATTATAACGGTCAGAGTTTAAAACCTTTTGTGTAGCTGATTCAAGCGTTATTCCCAAGGTCTCTTTTAACTCTAACATGCGTGACAAAACCGCAACATCTTCTTTTGTAAACAACCGGTTATTTCTTTCGTCTCGTTTAAAATAAAGGCCATTTTCTGCTGCTTTATCAAATAATAGTGCATATTTGCGTAGTGTTGCGCTTTCGATACCTAGCTGTTTACAAACTTCTTTAGGAACAACATATTCTATAACCTCT includes these proteins:
- a CDS encoding MerR family transcriptional regulator, with the translated sequence MKNIEEVIEYVVPKEVCKQLGIESATLRKYALLFDKAAENGLYFKRDERNNRLFTKEDVAVLSRMLELKETLGITLESATQKVLNSDRYNDTTPTVTDALYRMIETQSEQITKQAQLNA